Part of the Niallia alba genome is shown below.
CACTAAAAAAGCAAAGCACCTTAGGAGGAGCTTTGCTTTTCTATTACGCAATATTCTCAGCAGTATCCACTTCATTTGAATGATACTGTTTCGTATCTAATTCACCAAGTGTTTTACTTGTTACGACACCAGAAACCATAGATCCACTTACGTTTAGAGCAGTACGACCCATATCAATTAATGGTTCAACGGAGATTAATACCCCAGCTAAAGCAACTGGTAAGTTTAAAGTAGACAGAACAATTAATGTTGCAAAAGTTGCTCCACCACCAACTCCAGCTACCCCGAAAGAACTAATCATGACAACAATAATCAATGTTGCAATAAAAGAAGGGGATAGAGGGTTAATGCCTTGGGTTGGTGCAATCATGACTGCAAGCATTGCAGGATAGATTCCAGCGCAGCCGTTTTGCCCTATGGATACCCCAAAGGATGCAGAAAAGTTAGCAATCGATTCAGGTACACCTAATTTATTCTTCTGTGCCTCAATGTTTAATGGCATTGTTCCTGCACTTGTACGTGATGTGAATGCAAATGTCAGAACTGGCCAAACTTTTTTAAGATATTGTTTTGGACTAAGTCCCATAACAGCAAGGATTATTAAATGAACAATAAACATGGCAATTAATGCTACATAGGAAGCAATAACAAATTTACCTAGCTTCACAATCGCATCAAAGTTGCTTCCCGCAACAGTCTTCGCCATTAGTGCAAGTATTCCATATGGAGTTAGTCGTAGCACTAATGTAACTATTCGCATAACAACTGTATGTAAAGCTTCAACAATCTTTTGGAAAAATGCAGCTTGCTCAGGATTTTTTCTTCTAATTCCTAAGAATGCAACCCCAACAAATGCTGCGAAAATAACTACTGCGATAGTAGAAGTTGGTCTTGCCCCTGTTAAATCTTGAAATGGGTTCGCAGGTAAAAAGCTCAGGATTTTTTGTGGTACAGTTGTGCTTTGTACTTCTCCTAAAGTTTCTTCTAATTGTTGTCCGCGAAGAATTTCGGCATCGCCAGCATTTACATCAATAGCCTTTAAGTCAAAGCCAGCTGTTGCTGCAATCCCAATTCCAGCAGAAATAGCTGTAGTGATTAATAATGTTCCGATTACAAGACCACTGATTTTACCAAGGTTTGCTGATTTTTCAAGCTTTGTGAATGCAGCGACAATGGAGATAAAAACTAGTGGCATAACGATCATTTGCAATAGTTTTACGTATCCGCTTCCGACTAATCCAAACCAATCATTTGTAACAGTGATTACTTCAGAACTTGGTTCATAAAATAACTGTAAGATTGCCCCGAATAAAACACCAAGTCCTAACCCTGTAAAGACGCGTTTAGAAAAGGAAATATGTTTCTTTTGCATGTAGAAAAGAACACTAAGCAAAATAAGTAAGATAAGAATGTTTAATATAGCGAAAAAGTTCAATGCTAAGTCCTCCTTTAAAATTGTAATTCCTATAGGTTAAATAGGAATTAAGTAAATTATTTAAAAGACTAACACTATTTTACTAATTTGTAAACAATAATTTGAAAAATAAACAAAGGGAAATTTAATGAAGCAACAATATTTGTTTTTCTGTTAAAATAAAGAGCAAATAAGCGTTTTATGGGGGAATAGGATGTTTACAATCGATTACCAATCTCCAATTGGAGTAATAGAGATAAGCGGGACGGATAAAGCTGTTTATTCTATTTTGTTTTCGGAAAAAGAGTTACCAGAAAATAAGATAGATGATCAGACACCTATTGTTTTAGTTACATGTTTCAACGAGTTAGATGCCTATTTTAGTGGGAAATATTTTGATTTTTCTTTTCCA
Proteins encoded:
- a CDS encoding L-cystine transporter, which codes for MNFFAILNILILLILLSVLFYMQKKHISFSKRVFTGLGLGVLFGAILQLFYEPSSEVITVTNDWFGLVGSGYVKLLQMIVMPLVFISIVAAFTKLEKSANLGKISGLVIGTLLITTAISAGIGIAATAGFDLKAIDVNAGDAEILRGQQLEETLGEVQSTTVPQKILSFLPANPFQDLTGARPTSTIAVVIFAAFVGVAFLGIRRKNPEQAAFFQKIVEALHTVVMRIVTLVLRLTPYGILALMAKTVAGSNFDAIVKLGKFVIASYVALIAMFIVHLIILAVMGLSPKQYLKKVWPVLTFAFTSRTSAGTMPLNIEAQKNKLGVPESIANFSASFGVSIGQNGCAGIYPAMLAVMIAPTQGINPLSPSFIATLIIVVMISSFGVAGVGGGATFATLIVLSTLNLPVALAGVLISVEPLIDMGRTALNVSGSMVSGVVTSKTLGELDTKQYHSNEVDTAENIA